CAGGTTCGTGCCTTCGAGCGGGTCAACCGCGATATCGACCGACGGGTAATGGCGGTGCTCGCCGGGATTGAGGTGGGCCTGGCCGACACGCTCGCCGATGTAGAGCATCGGCGCCTCGTCGCGCTCGCCCTCGCCGATGACAACGGTGCCGTCGATCGACAGCTGGTCCATGTCGAGACGCATCGACTCGACCGCGACGCGGTCGGCTTTCGGACGATCCCCCTGTCCCATCGTCTGCGCACAGGCAATGGCGGCGCGTTCGACGACACGGAGAAATTCCAGCGACAGATCGGAGTCCACATGACCTCCCGGCTGCGACGCGCGGCTAGCAGGCCGCTCGCGCGCAGCCGGCCTGAGCCGAGAACGGAGAACGGGTCGTTCGGCATCCGGCTACTGACCGGTGTCCGAGACGGCGTCGAACGGCGGCAACGCGCACCGCGCCGGCCGATCGGTTCGATAGCCGAGCAGGTAGTCGGCCTGCATCAGCTTGTGAATCTCGCGCGTGCCCTCGTAGATCACGGCACCCTTGCAGTTGCGGTAGAACCGCCCGACCGGGTACTCGTCGGAGTAGCCGTTGGCGCCGTGGACCTGCACGGCGTCGCCCGCCGCGCGCTCCGAGGCCACCGTGGCGAACCACTTCGCCAGGCTCGTCTCGCGCGTGTTGCGGCGCCCGCGATTCTTCAGCCAGCCCGCGCGCAGCCAGAGCAGCCGGGCCGCCTGGTAGTCGGACTCCATCTGCGCGATCATCTCCTTGACCAGTTGGTGCTGGCCAATCTCCACACCAAACGTCGTCCGCTCCTTCGCGTACTTCACCGACGCATCGCGACAGGCGCGCACGAGACCCGTGGCGCCAGCGGCCACCGTGTACCGGCCCTGGTCAAGAGCGAACATGGCGACCTTGAACCCGTCGCCCGGACGGCCCACGACGTTCTCCTCGGGGACCTCGACATCGTCCATCTTGAAGAAGCCGGTGTTTCCCGCGAGGATTCCCCACTTCTCCTTCAACGTCCCGCTCGAGAACCCCGTGAACCCGCGTTCGAGGATGAAGGCGCTGATACCCGACGGGTCGCGGCGCTTCTTCTTCTCGAGATCCGACCAGGCGAACACCAGAAAGTTGTCCGCAACGTCCGCGAGCGAAATCCACATCTTCTCGCCCGAGAGGATGTACCGATCCCCCTTCCTGACGGCGACCGTCTGGATGCCGCGCGCGTCACTCCCGGCCGACGGCTCGGTCAGGCCGAACGTGGCGATCTTCTTCCCCTGCGCCTGGGGCACGAGATAGCGGCGCTTCTGGTCGTCGGTCCCCCACGACAGCAGCGTGAGACTGTTCAGGCCCACGTGGACCGAGAGGATGACGCGCAGCGACGTGTCGACGTACTCCAGCTCTTCGC
This is a stretch of genomic DNA from Vicinamibacterales bacterium. It encodes these proteins:
- a CDS encoding acyl-CoA dehydrogenase family protein, coding for MDFDLNEDHLLLERSVREWGAREVAPRIRDLDRQHRFDPLILSQMADLGLLGVSIPAEDGGSGTDYISLGLASEELEYVDTSLRVILSVHVGLNSLTLLSWGTDDQKRRYLVPQAQGKKIATFGLTEPSAGSDARGIQTVAVRKGDRYILSGEKMWISLADVADNFLVFAWSDLEKKKRRDPSGISAFILERGFTGFSSGTLKEKWGILAGNTGFFKMDDVEVPEENVVGRPGDGFKVAMFALDQGRYTVAAGATGLVRACRDASVKYAKERTTFGVEIGQHQLVKEMIAQMESDYQAARLLWLRAGWLKNRGRRNTRETSLAKWFATVASERAAGDAVQVHGANGYSDEYPVGRFYRNCKGAVIYEGTREIHKLMQADYLLGYRTDRPARCALPPFDAVSDTGQ